TGAAATTCCATCCCCAGTTGCCGGCGTATTACAAAAAATTGTTGTGCAAGTTGATTCCACAGTTGCAGTTGGCGCAGAGCTTGCTGTAATTGCTGAATCTGGTTCTGCTGCTAAGCCTGCTGCGCAAACTTCAGCACCCGTTGCTGCGCCGACACCGCCGCCAGTAGCAACTCCTGCTCCAACTCCAGTTGCACCTGTTCAAGTTTCAACTCCAGCGCCAGCAAGTAGCGGTGCCACAATTGTTTCTATGCCAGCATTAGGTGAATCTGTAACTGAAGGAACTGTTACAAGATGGTTGAAGAAGGTTGGTGACGCGATAGCTGCTGATGAGGCATTGCTGGAAGTTTCAACAGATAAAGTGGATACTGAAATTCCTTCTCCAGTATCTGGCACCGTATTAAGTATTGATGTTCCAGTTGATTCAACTGTTGCAGTTGGTGCTCGCTTAGCCTCCATTGGAGTCTCTGGCACAACCGCACCTGCTGCTAAACCAACTCCTGTTGCACCTGTTGCAACACCTACGCCAACTCCAATACCAACACCTGCGCCTGTTGCACCTGCTGTTATGCCAGCGCCAGTTATTGCTCCTGCCCCAGTTGCAGCTGCGCCTGTTAGCTCATCTCGCGCAGATGATGCGTATGTAACTCCTATTGTTCGAAAACTAGCTGCAGAAGCTGGTGTAAACCTTGCAACAATTAAGGGAACCGGTGTCGGCGGAAGAATTCGCAAAGAAGATATTTTGGCAGCAACTCCACGCGCTGCCGCAACACCAACTGCAACTGTGATGGCATCAACTGCTGCCGCTCCTCGTGGACCACTTGCCGTATCACCACTTCGTGGCACAACTGTGAGCATGTCAAGACTTAGAAAAGTTATTGCAGATCGAATGGTTGAATCACTTAAAATCTCTGCGCAGTTAACAACGGTAGTTGAAGTCGATGTTACAAAAATTGATCGGTTACGAAATGCTGCGAAGGCCTCTTTTGAATCACGAGAAGGTGTGAAACTAACATTCCTACCATTTTTTGCAGTTGCAGTATGTGAAGCATTAAAGCAACACCCAGTTTTAAACTCCTCAGTTGAGGGTGATCAAATTACTTACCATGGCTCTGAACACCTTGGAATTGCCGTTGATACTGACCGTGGATTACTGGTGCCAGTTGTAAAAGATGCTGGTGATTTAAATATGGGTGGTGTTGCTCGCAAGATTTCCGATGTGGCAGCTAGAACTAGAGAAAATAAGATTACTCCAGATGAATTAGGTGGTGGAACATTCACCATTACTAATACCGGATCTCGTGGCGCTCTTTTTGATACACCAATCATTAATCAACCACAGGTAGCAATTCTTGGATTAGGTGCAGTAGTTAAGCGCCCAATGGTTGTAAAAGGTGCTGATGGCGGAGAAACAATTGCGATTAGATCTATGGTTTATCTTGCACTCTCCTACGATCACCGAGTTGTCGATGGCGCAGATGCAGCGCGCTTCTTAGTTACATTAAAAGAAAGACTTGAAGAGGGCCGCTTCGAATCTGATTTAGGTCTGTAATTTGCCACGTTCTAAAAAAATAGCAGTCACCGGTGCTTCTGGATTAATTGGTAGCGCACTTTGTGCTCAACTAAAAAATGATGGCCATCAAGTTTTAAAGTTAGTTAGAAGACCAACTCGACTATCTGATGAGGTCACCTGGAATCCTGTTAAAGGTGAGATTGATTTAAAGCCACTAGAGGGAATAGATGCGGTATTTCATTTAGCTGGAGCTGGTGTTGGAGATAAAAGATGGTCTGCGGCATATCGATCAGAGATTTTGAATTCCAGATTACTTGGCACAACCACAATTGCTAATGCCTGTGAACAATTACAGCCAGAGGTTTTCATTTCATCTAGCGCAATTGGATATTACGGTGAAACTGGAAATCGCGCTGTGGTGGAAACAGATCGAGGCGGTGAGGATTTTCTATCAATTGTTTGCCGTGAATGGGAGGCAGTTGCAAACCTGGCGCCAAGTGTTAGAACTGTAAAGCTAAGAACCGGTTTAGTGCTTGACCCAACTGGTGGCGCTCTTGGAAGAATGATGCCGATATTTAAATTTGGTTTAGGTGGCAAGTTAGGTTCTGGCAAACAATGGTGGTCTTGGATAACGCTGCATGATCAAATTCGGGCGATGACATTTTTAATGAATTCAAAAATTGAAGGAGCGGTTAATCTAACTGCTCCAAATCCAGTGACTAATCAAGAGTTCACCGCCGCATTAGCTCGGGC
The Candidatus Nanopelagicus limnes DNA segment above includes these coding regions:
- a CDS encoding TIGR01777 family oxidoreductase translates to MPRSKKIAVTGASGLIGSALCAQLKNDGHQVLKLVRRPTRLSDEVTWNPVKGEIDLKPLEGIDAVFHLAGAGVGDKRWSAAYRSEILNSRLLGTTTIANACEQLQPEVFISSSAIGYYGETGNRAVVETDRGGEDFLSIVCREWEAVANLAPSVRTVKLRTGLVLDPTGGALGRMMPIFKFGLGGKLGSGKQWWSWITLHDQIRAMTFLMNSKIEGAVNLTAPNPVTNQEFTAALARALKRPAFFPAPAFAIRAALGGFSTEVLGSKKVIPKVLMDNNFEFDYPHLLAALTALVD
- the sucB gene encoding 2-oxoglutarate dehydrogenase, E2 component, dihydrolipoamide succinyltransferase; the encoded protein is MTFSVTMPALGESVTEGTVTRWLKKEGDSIAVDEPLLEVSTDKVDTEIPSPVAGVLQKIVVQVDSTVAVGAELAVIAESGSAAKPAAQTSAPVAAPTPPPVATPAPTPVAPVQVSTPAPASSGATIVSMPALGESVTEGTVTRWLKKVGDAIAADEALLEVSTDKVDTEIPSPVSGTVLSIDVPVDSTVAVGARLASIGVSGTTAPAAKPTPVAPVATPTPTPIPTPAPVAPAVMPAPVIAPAPVAAAPVSSSRADDAYVTPIVRKLAAEAGVNLATIKGTGVGGRIRKEDILAATPRAAATPTATVMASTAAAPRGPLAVSPLRGTTVSMSRLRKVIADRMVESLKISAQLTTVVEVDVTKIDRLRNAAKASFESREGVKLTFLPFFAVAVCEALKQHPVLNSSVEGDQITYHGSEHLGIAVDTDRGLLVPVVKDAGDLNMGGVARKISDVAARTRENKITPDELGGGTFTITNTGSRGALFDTPIINQPQVAILGLGAVVKRPMVVKGADGGETIAIRSMVYLALSYDHRVVDGADAARFLVTLKERLEEGRFESDLGL